A window of Oncorhynchus kisutch isolate 150728-3 linkage group LG10, Okis_V2, whole genome shotgun sequence contains these coding sequences:
- the LOC109898278 gene encoding membrane-spanning 4-domains subfamily A member 4A-like, giving the protein MSSSVTTTTNGVVVITHVHPTGNGMGVASAPHCLGQTVSSVLGSFRAGQPKALGTIQIMVGLMMLLTGIVMATGPQVDNIGVISGIFVWGSIIYVIAGSLTVAADNNLNTCLVKGSLGMNVVATVIALTGTILHSLDSAGIFFYNYYCDYPDYPSYNPPSFVCQQYWIRSQGISGVLLVFSMLEFIVSICVSSFACRAVCQCCRSNPEQVFVIGNQIPVPHGCMTPSNAPFPPQNNYETVIYPKGPEGDDMGTGFQQKPLPPQNTAFIH; this is encoded by the exons ATGTCCAGCTCTGTAACAACCACCACTAACGGGGTGGTGGTCATCACCCATGTACACCCCACTGGCAACGGGATGGGGGTCGCTTCTGCCCCTCACTGTTTGGGACAGACGGTTTCCTCAGTGCTGGGAAGTTTCCGGGCAGGGCAACCAAAAGCGCTGGGG ACCATACAGATCATGGTTGGTTTGATGATGCTGTTGACAGGAATCGTGATGGCTACAGGACCACAAGTAGACAATATTGGAGTAATCAGCGGAATATTTGTCTGGGGATCTATCATT TATGTCATTGCAGGCTCTCTAACTGTTGCTGCTGACAACAATTTGAACACATGTCTG GTAAAAGGCTCCCTTGGAATGAATGTTGTCGCCACGGTTATTGCTCTTACTGGCACCATTCTGCATTCTTTGGACAGTGCTGGGATCTTCTTTTACAACTACTACTGTGACTATCCAGACTATCCTTCATACAACCCTCCATCCTTTGTCTGCCAACAGTATTGG ATCAGGTCCCAGGGAATTTCAGGTGTTTTGCTTGTTTTCTCCATGTTGGAGTTCATAGTGTCCATCTGTGTCTCGTCATTCGCCTGCAGAGCAGTCTGCCAGTGCTGCCGTTCCAACCCTGAG CAAGTGTTCGTCATTGGGAATCAAATACCGGTACCTCATGGCTGCATGACTCCAAGCAACGCACCTTTCCCTCCTCAGAACAACTACGAG ACTGTGATCTACCCAAAGGGTCCCGAGGGAGACGATATGGGAACAGGGTTTCAACAGAAACCCCTGCCTCCACAAAACACTGCTTTCATCCATTGA